In the Leptospira sp. WS4.C2 genome, one interval contains:
- a CDS encoding STAS domain-containing protein, with protein MEYTESKFNGIVVLKLFGNLDMLNAGILKERIKESASQEEHRFIFDLEGVSFIDSSGFGLIMSLNDKLSELGGGLRIVNVSKTIRQIFRISKISSVIQIFESTEEAINSFK; from the coding sequence ATGGAATATACAGAATCTAAATTCAACGGTATTGTTGTTCTGAAATTATTCGGCAACTTAGACATGTTAAATGCCGGCATTCTTAAAGAACGTATCAAAGAGTCTGCGTCTCAAGAAGAACATCGATTTATTTTTGATTTGGAAGGGGTCAGTTTTATTGATTCGTCTGGATTTGGACTGATCATGTCTTTAAATGATAAATTATCCGAGTTAGGTGGAGGTTTACGAATCGTTAACGTCTCCAAAACCATCAGACAAATTTTTCGGATTTCAAAAATCTCTTCCGTCATTCAAATCTTTGAAAGTACGGAAGAGGCAATCAATTCCTTCAAATAA